In Halobaculum magnesiiphilum, the following proteins share a genomic window:
- a CDS encoding aldehyde dehydrogenase family protein produces MSRDDGVYQHYIDGQWTGGTGDETFTSENPANGEELGEFRRGTEADVERAVAAADEAFEEWKELSHIGRAEYLWDIYHELKERHEELGEIVTMECGKEISEGKADVTEAWHMVEWAAGDARHPKGDVVPSEIPSKDAYMRRKPRGVVGCITPWNFPVAIPFWHMAVALVEGNTVVFKPAEQTPWCAQILAEMFEDSGVPDGVFNLVQGFGDAGNAIVEDDRVDTVLFTGSAEVGHKIAGKVGGEPGKLAACEMGGKNGIVITENADLDVAVHSATMSSFKTTGQRCVSSERLIVHEDVYDEFKERFVENARSVAVGDPLDEDTFMGPLIEPEHKEKVSKYNQLAKDEGVNVLVDREELDADEIPDGHEDGHWVGPFVYEADAKADLRCTHEEVFGPHVALLKYSGDIEEAVEIHNDTDYGLAGAIISEDYRQINYYRDNAEVGLAYGNLPCIGAEVQLPFGGVKKSGNGYPSAREVIEAVTERTAWTLNNSKDIQMAQGLSADIKTKDD; encoded by the coding sequence ATGAGTCGAGACGACGGTGTCTACCAGCACTACATCGACGGCCAGTGGACCGGCGGCACCGGGGACGAGACGTTCACCAGCGAGAACCCCGCCAACGGCGAGGAGCTGGGCGAGTTCCGCCGCGGCACCGAGGCCGACGTCGAGCGCGCGGTCGCCGCCGCCGACGAGGCGTTCGAGGAGTGGAAGGAGCTGTCCCACATCGGCCGGGCCGAGTACCTCTGGGACATCTACCACGAGCTCAAGGAACGCCACGAGGAGCTCGGCGAGATCGTCACCATGGAGTGCGGGAAAGAGATCTCCGAGGGGAAGGCCGACGTGACCGAGGCGTGGCACATGGTCGAGTGGGCCGCCGGCGACGCCCGCCACCCCAAGGGCGACGTGGTACCCTCGGAGATCCCGAGCAAGGACGCGTACATGCGGCGGAAGCCGCGGGGCGTGGTGGGGTGTATCACGCCGTGGAACTTCCCGGTCGCCATCCCGTTCTGGCACATGGCCGTCGCGCTCGTCGAGGGCAACACGGTCGTGTTCAAGCCCGCCGAGCAGACGCCGTGGTGCGCGCAGATCCTCGCGGAGATGTTCGAGGATTCGGGCGTCCCGGACGGCGTGTTCAACCTCGTGCAGGGCTTCGGCGACGCGGGCAACGCCATCGTCGAGGACGACCGCGTGGATACGGTCCTGTTCACCGGCTCGGCCGAGGTCGGCCACAAGATCGCCGGCAAGGTCGGCGGCGAACCCGGCAAGCTCGCGGCCTGCGAGATGGGCGGAAAGAACGGGATCGTGATCACCGAGAACGCCGACCTGGACGTGGCGGTCCACTCGGCCACGATGTCGAGCTTCAAGACGACGGGCCAACGCTGCGTCTCTTCCGAGCGCCTCATCGTCCACGAGGACGTGTACGACGAGTTCAAGGAACGCTTCGTCGAGAACGCGAGGTCGGTCGCCGTCGGCGACCCGCTGGACGAGGACACGTTCATGGGACCGCTCATCGAGCCGGAGCACAAGGAGAAAGTCTCCAAGTACAACCAGCTCGCGAAGGACGAGGGCGTGAACGTGCTCGTCGACCGCGAGGAGCTGGACGCCGACGAGATCCCCGACGGCCACGAGGACGGCCACTGGGTCGGCCCGTTCGTCTACGAGGCCGACGCCAAGGCGGACCTCCGGTGCACCCACGAGGAGGTGTTCGGCCCGCACGTCGCCCTGCTGAAGTACAGCGGCGACATCGAGGAGGCCGTCGAGATCCACAACGACACCGACTACGGGCTCGCGGGAGCCATCATCTCGGAGGACTACCGCCAGATCAACTACTACCGTGACAACGCCGAGGTCGGCCTCGCGTACGGCAACCTCCCGTGTATCGGCGCGGAGGTCCAGCTCCCCTTCGGCGGCGTGAAGAAGTCCGGGAACGGCTACCCATCGGCCCGGGAGGTCATCGAGGCGGTGACCGAGCGCACGGCCTGGACGCTCAACAACTCGAAGGACATCCAGATGGCCCAGGGCCTCTCCGCGGACATCAAGACCAAGGACGACTGA
- a CDS encoding DUF4112 domain-containing protein, whose product MTDAESLTMDLPESVDEPALRRVKTVARVMDEAVEIPGTGIRVGLDPVLGVVPGAGDAVAAGISLYIVAEAAYLGVPLSTIVRMLANVAADAVLGSIPVVGPVFDTFIRANKWNASYIEEFVADAAGDDEGEAVDAAADEDDGPVVIEITEE is encoded by the coding sequence ATGACCGACGCCGAGTCGCTCACGATGGACCTGCCCGAATCGGTCGACGAACCGGCGCTGCGGCGCGTGAAGACCGTCGCCCGCGTCATGGACGAGGCGGTCGAGATCCCGGGGACGGGCATCCGCGTCGGGCTCGATCCCGTGCTCGGCGTGGTGCCCGGTGCCGGCGACGCCGTCGCCGCGGGGATCTCGCTGTACATCGTCGCCGAGGCCGCCTACCTCGGCGTCCCGCTGTCGACGATCGTCCGCATGCTCGCGAACGTCGCCGCCGACGCGGTGCTCGGGTCGATCCCCGTCGTCGGGCCGGTGTTCGACACGTTCATCAGGGCGAACAAGTGGAACGCCTCCTACATCGAGGAGTTCGTCGCCGACGCCGCCGGCGACGACGAGGGCGAGGCCGTCGATGCGGCCGCCGACGAGGACGACGGGCCCGTCGTCATCGAGATCACCGAGGAGTAA
- a CDS encoding RIO1 family regulatory kinase/ATPase produces the protein MDLQRLLRGTVEWDRLEAVARDLAARYGDGSARVEFLDADNWLSTPFILRTDGEAYFVKVVSRQNSVVHALFTAGRNLGAFSSGTEGFFEHFGTPAEMARHELEATERMRAIGVNAPEPVEALEIDGLGVLVVEYLPAFRPLDELDVDAERELAPELFRALGRLHDNGLAHGDLRAENVLILDGDLYFIDATSVREPGALDAREYDLACGLAALEPLIGAADAVEAALSTYPPEDVLAAREYLDFVAIRPDHDFDAPGLKGEIEKRAAERSEAERSEASTANGKRSEP, from the coding sequence ATGGACCTCCAGCGCCTCCTCCGTGGGACCGTCGAGTGGGACCGGCTGGAGGCGGTCGCGCGCGACCTCGCCGCCCGCTACGGCGACGGGAGCGCGCGCGTGGAGTTCCTCGACGCCGACAACTGGCTGTCGACGCCGTTCATCCTCCGCACCGACGGCGAGGCGTACTTCGTGAAGGTGGTGAGCCGCCAGAACTCCGTCGTCCACGCGCTGTTCACCGCCGGGCGCAACCTCGGGGCGTTCTCCTCGGGCACGGAGGGCTTCTTCGAGCACTTCGGCACGCCCGCGGAGATGGCCCGCCACGAGCTGGAGGCGACCGAGCGGATGCGCGCCATCGGCGTCAACGCGCCCGAGCCGGTCGAGGCGCTGGAGATCGACGGGCTGGGCGTGCTCGTCGTCGAGTACCTCCCGGCGTTCCGTCCGCTCGACGAGCTCGATGTCGACGCCGAACGCGAACTCGCGCCGGAGCTGTTCCGCGCGCTCGGGCGGCTCCACGACAACGGTCTCGCGCACGGCGACTTGCGCGCGGAGAACGTGCTGATCCTCGACGGCGACCTCTACTTCATCGACGCGACGAGCGTCCGGGAGCCGGGGGCGCTCGACGCCCGCGAATACGACCTCGCGTGCGGGCTGGCGGCGCTGGAGCCGCTGATCGGCGCGGCCGACGCCGTCGAGGCGGCGCTGTCGACGTACCCGCCCGAGGACGTGCTCGCCGCCCGGGAGTACCTCGACTTCGTCGCGATCCGGCCGGACCACGACTTCGACGCGCCGGGGTTGAAGGGGGAGATCGAGAAGCGCGCGGCCGAACGAAGCGAGGCCGAACGCAGTGAGGCCTCGACGGCGAACGGCAAACGGAGTGAGCCGTGA
- a CDS encoding acyl-CoA dehydrogenase family protein, which produces MNFELPAEHRMIRDQVREFCEEEIAPIAQDIEDDHRFPEEIFEQLGQLDMMGVPIAEEHGGLGGDTLMYAVVAEELGRVSGGIGLSYVAHTSLGSKPIELFGTDEQQEEWLRPLAEGGGMGAWALTEPGSGSDASDMDTTAERDGDEYVLNGTKQFITNASVANSVLVKAVTDPDAGYDGISTFIVDPDDEGFEVTTVWDKMGLNCSPTCEIQLNDVRIPEDRLLGEEGDGWDQTKKTLDGGRISIAALSTGLAQGAYEAAKEYSGEREQFGQPISKFDAVRDMVVDMHRKTERARLLTHKAATMYDEGEDVTRASALAKLDASEAAREVAEDSVQVHGGYGYTTDFPPQRFYRDAKLMEIGEGTSEIQHLIIGRQLGL; this is translated from the coding sequence ATGAACTTCGAGCTGCCCGCGGAACACCGGATGATCCGGGACCAGGTCCGGGAGTTCTGCGAGGAGGAGATCGCTCCCATCGCCCAGGACATCGAGGACGACCATCGCTTCCCCGAGGAGATCTTCGAGCAGCTCGGCCAACTCGACATGATGGGCGTCCCGATCGCCGAGGAGCACGGCGGGCTCGGCGGCGACACCCTGATGTACGCGGTCGTCGCCGAGGAACTCGGTCGCGTTTCCGGCGGCATCGGCCTCTCGTACGTGGCACACACCTCCCTCGGCTCGAAGCCGATCGAGCTGTTCGGCACCGACGAGCAGCAGGAGGAGTGGCTCCGCCCGCTCGCGGAGGGCGGCGGCATGGGCGCGTGGGCGCTCACCGAGCCCGGCTCCGGCTCGGACGCCTCCGACATGGACACTACTGCAGAGAGGGACGGCGACGAGTACGTCCTGAACGGCACGAAGCAGTTCATCACGAACGCCAGCGTCGCTAACTCGGTGCTCGTGAAGGCCGTCACCGACCCCGACGCCGGCTACGACGGCATCTCGACGTTCATCGTCGACCCCGACGACGAGGGCTTCGAGGTGACGACCGTCTGGGACAAGATGGGACTCAACTGCTCGCCGACCTGCGAGATCCAGCTGAACGACGTGCGGATCCCGGAGGACCGTCTGCTCGGCGAGGAGGGCGACGGCTGGGACCAGACGAAGAAGACGCTCGACGGCGGTCGGATCTCCATCGCCGCCCTCTCGACGGGCCTGGCGCAGGGCGCCTACGAGGCGGCCAAGGAGTACTCCGGCGAGCGCGAGCAGTTCGGGCAGCCGATCTCGAAGTTCGACGCCGTCCGCGACATGGTCGTCGACATGCACCGCAAGACCGAGCGCGCGCGCCTGCTCACCCACAAGGCGGCGACGATGTACGACGAGGGCGAGGACGTGACGCGCGCGTCGGCGCTCGCGAAGCTCGACGCCAGCGAGGCCGCCCGCGAGGTCGCCGAGGACTCGGTGCAGGTCCACGGCGGCTACGGCTACACCACCGACTTCCCGCCCCAGCGGTTCTACCGCGACGCGAAGCTCATGGAGATCGGCGAAGGGACGAGCGAGATCCAACACCTCATTATCGGCCGCCAGCTCGGACTGTAA
- a CDS encoding histidine kinase N-terminal 7TM domain-containing protein → MVTDLELLVAAAVGSAVVSTGAGGLAYLRTRERTDHAGAAIAATLGLVAVWATVFALQLAAGTTSPGAGLLKLKWLVATPVVTTSLLFAIAYAGHDGWLTPPRVAALAVEPAVAGAVAVVNPGGVFFAAIAPWRVGGATVLVPDPGPALLAHIVYGVLAGAAFVWLLGRVAVRSSGTYRTQAAVLCAGTATPVATATLFVLRPSWAPPFDATPLGFGVVSLLLLVAMWRYDLFDVASVAHETVFAGLDDAVVVVDDDGHVVETNPSARDAFELGPDVVGADAERVLPEAVVSSGLLDGDDAEVALDGAADGSDGHPGASRRGPPADPTYFEATSESLGREGLRLLVFRDVTERTEMQRRYRAYVEHSQDVVAVADADGVLEYISPAVESVLGYDPERLEGGVFTDYIHPDDRRSVAEPFAESLGRPGERVRVSFRVEHRDGGWRVLDGVGVNRFHDPHIGGYLLTLRDETQRDRYEQRLRVLTRVLRHDLRNELNVVHGYADVIAAEGGDTAEHAERIQRSAERLASLGTRVRGVDQTLRRTDHGGRPVDVTRVVGEVADRARERFPGMTVTVDADETIAYADELLATAVWNVVENAARHHDGDRPAVAITLSDGDDTVELRIADDGPGIPAEDREAVESGHETQLRHASGLGLWLVRWIVDGVDGELSFVDGADATDDDTADDATADGAAAEAIDEVGTVVVIRLRAADTESVSASSIEQMDPWGVARAAPERTDGGAGDAGPFGGSVASRPSNDD, encoded by the coding sequence ATGGTCACAGATCTGGAACTCCTCGTCGCCGCAGCGGTCGGCTCCGCGGTGGTGTCGACCGGCGCGGGGGGGCTCGCGTATCTGCGGACCCGCGAGCGAACGGATCATGCCGGCGCCGCCATCGCCGCGACCCTCGGGCTCGTCGCGGTGTGGGCGACGGTGTTCGCCCTCCAACTGGCGGCCGGAACCACGTCCCCGGGGGCGGGACTGCTCAAGCTGAAGTGGCTCGTCGCCACGCCCGTTGTCACCACGTCGCTTCTGTTCGCGATCGCGTACGCCGGCCACGACGGATGGCTGACGCCGCCGCGTGTCGCCGCGCTCGCCGTCGAACCCGCCGTCGCCGGCGCGGTCGCCGTCGTGAACCCCGGCGGCGTCTTCTTCGCCGCCATCGCGCCATGGAGGGTCGGCGGCGCGACCGTGCTCGTTCCCGATCCCGGCCCGGCGCTGCTCGCGCACATCGTGTACGGCGTACTCGCCGGCGCGGCGTTCGTTTGGCTGCTGGGGCGGGTCGCGGTTCGCTCGTCGGGCACCTACCGGACGCAGGCGGCCGTGCTGTGTGCGGGAACCGCGACGCCGGTGGCGACCGCGACGCTGTTCGTGCTCCGGCCGTCGTGGGCGCCGCCGTTCGACGCGACGCCGCTGGGCTTCGGGGTGGTGAGCCTGCTGTTGCTCGTCGCGATGTGGAGGTACGACCTGTTCGACGTGGCGTCGGTCGCACACGAGACGGTGTTCGCCGGGCTCGACGACGCGGTCGTCGTCGTCGACGACGACGGCCACGTCGTCGAGACGAACCCGTCCGCCCGCGACGCGTTCGAGCTCGGTCCAGACGTGGTCGGTGCCGACGCCGAGCGGGTGTTGCCCGAGGCCGTCGTCTCGTCGGGGCTGCTCGACGGCGACGACGCCGAGGTCGCGCTCGACGGGGCCGCCGACGGATCGGACGGTCACCCGGGGGCGTCCCGACGGGGGCCGCCGGCGGATCCGACGTACTTCGAGGCGACCTCTGAGTCGCTCGGGCGCGAGGGACTCCGGCTGCTCGTGTTCCGGGACGTGACCGAGCGCACGGAGATGCAGCGACGCTATCGGGCGTACGTTGAGCACTCACAGGACGTCGTCGCGGTCGCGGACGCAGACGGCGTCCTCGAGTACATCAGCCCCGCGGTCGAGTCCGTGCTCGGGTACGATCCCGAACGGCTCGAGGGCGGGGTGTTCACCGACTACATCCACCCGGACGACCGTCGCTCGGTCGCCGAGCCCTTCGCCGAGAGCCTCGGCCGGCCGGGCGAGCGCGTCCGCGTCTCCTTCCGCGTCGAACACCGCGACGGCGGCTGGCGGGTCCTCGACGGCGTCGGCGTCAACCGCTTTCACGACCCGCACATCGGCGGCTACCTGCTCACCCTCCGCGACGAGACCCAGCGGGACCGCTACGAACAGCGCCTCCGCGTGTTGACGCGCGTCCTCCGGCACGACCTCCGCAACGAGCTCAACGTCGTGCACGGCTACGCGGACGTGATCGCCGCCGAAGGCGGCGACACGGCCGAGCACGCCGAGCGTATCCAACGGTCCGCCGAGCGGCTCGCCTCGCTGGGAACCCGCGTCCGCGGCGTCGACCAGACGCTTCGGCGGACGGACCACGGCGGCCGCCCGGTCGACGTGACCCGCGTCGTCGGGGAGGTTGCCGACCGCGCCCGCGAGCGGTTCCCGGGGATGACGGTGACCGTCGACGCCGACGAGACGATCGCGTACGCCGACGAGCTGCTCGCCACCGCGGTGTGGAACGTCGTGGAGAACGCCGCTCGCCACCACGACGGCGACCGGCCGGCCGTGGCGATCACGCTGTCGGACGGCGACGACACGGTCGAGCTCCGGATCGCCGACGACGGTCCGGGGATCCCCGCGGAGGACCGCGAGGCGGTCGAGTCGGGCCACGAGACGCAACTTCGCCACGCCAGCGGGCTCGGCCTCTGGCTCGTCAGGTGGATCGTCGACGGCGTCGACGGCGAGCTCTCCTTCGTCGACGGCGCCGACGCGACCGACGACGACACAGCCGACGACGCGACCGCCGACGGCGCGGCCGCCGAGGCGATCGACGAGGTCGGAACGGTCGTCGTCATCCGCCTGCGCGCGGCCGACACGGAGTCGGTGTCGGCGTCGTCGATCGAGCAGATGGACCCGTGGGGCGTCGCCAGGGCGGCCCCCGAGCGGACCGACGGCGGAGCCGGTGACGCGGGGCCGTTCGGAGGGTCGGTCGCGTCGCGGCCGTCGAACGACGACTGA
- a CDS encoding sugar phosphate isomerase/epimerase family protein produces the protein MDADIGFVTQVGMDLRTAVGTAADHGYDYVEVMLDGAGARNRLAPRREELREALADHGVGCTVHLPFGSIDPGSPFDAVRSGAVAELEAHLDLAADLGATKATLHPTTDAWAPAHDDETVGDHIVESVRHLDAYAADRDVELVAENVPKGRFDTNRIGELLDRTDVSMCLDTGHARVDGRDDGGIAALIEERADRISHFHLNDVRTADDEHLPIGAGFVDFARLFRALPDDWTGTLSAEVFTHDAAYLGHSLDRIGELLAAAETEERDADRDGDTEGGE, from the coding sequence ATGGACGCGGACATCGGATTCGTCACCCAGGTGGGCATGGATCTCCGTACGGCGGTCGGGACGGCCGCCGACCACGGCTACGACTACGTCGAGGTGATGCTCGACGGCGCGGGCGCCCGAAACCGACTCGCCCCCCGTCGCGAGGAGCTTCGCGAGGCGCTCGCGGACCACGGGGTCGGCTGCACGGTCCACCTCCCGTTCGGGTCGATCGATCCCGGCTCCCCCTTCGACGCGGTTCGCTCGGGCGCCGTCGCCGAACTTGAGGCGCACCTCGACCTCGCTGCGGATCTGGGCGCGACGAAGGCGACGCTGCACCCGACGACGGACGCGTGGGCGCCCGCCCACGACGACGAGACTGTCGGCGACCACATCGTCGAGTCGGTCCGTCACCTCGACGCGTACGCCGCCGACCGCGACGTGGAGCTAGTCGCCGAGAACGTCCCGAAGGGCCGCTTCGACACGAACCGGATCGGCGAGCTGCTCGACCGGACCGACGTGTCGATGTGTCTCGACACCGGCCACGCCCGCGTCGACGGCCGCGACGACGGCGGCATCGCGGCGCTGATCGAGGAGCGCGCCGACCGCATCTCGCATTTCCACCTGAACGACGTGCGCACCGCCGACGACGAGCACCTCCCGATCGGCGCCGGCTTCGTCGACTTCGCGCGGCTGTTCCGGGCGCTGCCCGACGACTGGACGGGGACGCTCTCGGCGGAGGTGTTCACTCACGACGCCGCGTACCTCGGCCACAGCCTCGATCGGATCGGGGAGCTGCTGGCGGCCGCCGAAACCGAAGAGCGGGACGCCGACCGCGACGGCGACACGGAGGGCGGCGAATGA
- a CDS encoding carbohydrate kinase family protein, whose amino-acid sequence MTRLVVGECIVDLHPAAASAGDLGDADAYARHPGGAPANVAVGLARLGEAPGLWTRLGDDGFGDFLADTLRGEGIPETYVERDPDAPTGLALVALDADGERSFSLYLEGTAAAALDPATVDDATLADLDWIHVGGVELAHEPSRSAVFDLLDRAPDAATVSFDPNARPSLWREFDYADTLARALPDVDVLVASAEDLDPAGYEGTAEALASGVVADGPHTAVITRGAAGAYARSTAEAPWGAGHAEHPGFEADVVDTTGAGDAFTAGAIAALDGGSSLSDALRFANAVGARATTAQGAMAALPTRVEVEAFLDGESDR is encoded by the coding sequence ATGACCCGCCTCGTCGTCGGTGAGTGCATCGTCGACCTCCACCCGGCGGCCGCCTCGGCGGGCGACCTCGGCGACGCCGACGCGTACGCCCGCCACCCGGGCGGCGCGCCGGCGAACGTTGCCGTCGGGCTCGCGCGCCTCGGCGAGGCGCCGGGGCTGTGGACACGCCTCGGCGACGACGGCTTCGGCGACTTCCTCGCGGACACGCTCCGCGGGGAGGGAATCCCGGAGACGTACGTCGAGCGCGACCCGGACGCGCCGACCGGCCTCGCGTTGGTCGCGCTCGACGCCGACGGCGAGCGGTCGTTCTCGCTGTACCTGGAGGGGACGGCCGCGGCCGCGCTCGACCCCGCGACCGTCGACGACGCGACGCTCGCGGACCTCGACTGGATCCACGTCGGCGGCGTCGAGTTGGCCCACGAGCCGTCGCGCTCGGCGGTCTTCGACCTGCTCGACCGTGCCCCCGACGCCGCCACCGTCTCGTTCGACCCGAACGCGCGGCCGTCGCTGTGGCGGGAGTTCGACTACGCCGACACGCTCGCGCGGGCGCTCCCGGACGTGGACGTGCTCGTCGCCTCCGCGGAGGACCTCGACCCCGCCGGCTACGAGGGGACCGCCGAGGCGCTCGCCTCCGGCGTCGTCGCCGACGGCCCCCACACCGCGGTGATCACCCGCGGCGCGGCGGGGGCGTACGCCCGCTCGACCGCCGAGGCGCCGTGGGGCGCCGGCCACGCCGAGCACCCGGGGTTCGAGGCCGACGTGGTCGACACGACCGGCGCGGGCGACGCCTTCACCGCCGGCGCGATCGCGGCGCTCGACGGGGGGTCGTCGCTCTCGGACGCGCTCCGGTTCGCGAACGCCGTCGGCGCGCGGGCGACGACCGCGCAGGGGGCGATGGCAGCGTTGCCGACGCGCGTGGAGGTCGAGGCGTTCCTCGACGGCGAGAGCGATCGATAG
- a CDS encoding MFS transporter, translating into MDRARRWLVAWGLGYAAVGGASVLVPLYAIALDASLAFVGLIAATAALVGVPGALAWAALAARTRRRRPFVLVALGATAVVLALVPLATTPVAVLLLNAALWFVVAAAVPVLNLIVVEGAPVDEWDGHIASLNAWQGYGWVAGLLVGTAWTLAVPRLGVDPIAGQRLLFLLLAGVAGAALLLARAWYPEPSTVSADRFRRVYARLPHANWGAGRYLRASLYGPARIFWELRALRNGAGSRRDGARSPVPLAGFSPSLRRYVLAVVVFSLGFAVFWGPVPAFLAERVDDGAVFGVYLAGNLGSAVCYGPAGRLAGRYAPRVVQAGALAGRGALFPGVALVGVALPAAALPALAGYALAFGLIGATWAFIAVTTAGIVSRLADESTRGAALGAQAAAAGLATAVGSALGGVVAGAAGYLPTFSLGAALVFVGLALVVLDR; encoded by the coding sequence GTGGATCGCGCCCGCCGCTGGTTGGTCGCATGGGGACTGGGGTACGCCGCCGTCGGTGGCGCCTCCGTGCTGGTGCCGCTGTACGCGATCGCGTTGGACGCCAGCCTGGCGTTCGTCGGCCTGATCGCCGCGACCGCGGCGCTCGTGGGCGTCCCCGGCGCGCTCGCGTGGGCAGCCCTCGCGGCCCGGACGCGCCGACGGCGGCCGTTCGTCCTCGTCGCGCTCGGCGCGACCGCGGTGGTGCTCGCGCTCGTGCCGCTGGCGACGACGCCGGTGGCCGTGTTGTTGCTCAACGCCGCACTGTGGTTCGTCGTCGCCGCCGCGGTCCCCGTCCTGAACCTGATCGTCGTGGAGGGCGCGCCCGTCGACGAGTGGGACGGCCACATCGCCTCGCTGAACGCCTGGCAGGGGTACGGCTGGGTCGCGGGCCTGCTCGTCGGCACCGCGTGGACGCTCGCCGTCCCCCGCTTGGGCGTCGACCCGATCGCGGGCCAGCGCCTGCTGTTTCTCCTTCTCGCGGGCGTCGCGGGGGCGGCCCTGTTGCTCGCGCGGGCGTGGTACCCCGAGCCGTCGACCGTCTCCGCCGACCGCTTCCGCCGGGTGTACGCCCGACTCCCCCATGCGAACTGGGGCGCCGGGCGCTACCTCCGCGCGAGCCTCTACGGCCCGGCGCGGATCTTCTGGGAGCTTCGGGCGCTCCGTAACGGGGCGGGATCGCGACGGGACGGCGCCCGGAGTCCCGTCCCGCTGGCCGGCTTCTCCCCGTCGCTGCGGCGGTACGTCCTCGCGGTCGTCGTCTTCTCGTTGGGCTTCGCCGTCTTCTGGGGGCCGGTGCCGGCGTTCCTCGCCGAGCGCGTCGACGACGGGGCCGTCTTCGGCGTCTACCTCGCGGGCAACCTCGGCTCGGCGGTCTGCTACGGGCCGGCCGGCCGGCTCGCCGGGCGGTACGCCCCGCGGGTCGTGCAGGCGGGCGCGCTGGCCGGCCGCGGAGCCCTCTTCCCCGGCGTCGCGCTCGTGGGGGTCGCCCTCCCGGCCGCCGCGCTCCCGGCGCTGGCGGGCTATGCGCTCGCGTTCGGCCTCATCGGCGCGACCTGGGCGTTCATCGCGGTCACCACCGCCGGCATCGTCAGCCGCCTCGCCGACGAGTCGACCCGCGGCGCCGCCCTCGGCGCGCAGGCGGCGGCCGCGGGGCTCGCGACCGCCGTCGGCTCCGCCCTGGGCGGGGTGGTCGCCGGCGCCGCGGGCTACCTCCCGACGTTCTCGTTGGGGGCGGCGCTGGTGTTCGTCGGGTTGGCGCTCGTCGTTCTCGACCGGTGA
- a CDS encoding M24 family metallopeptidase, which produces MTEDDAPDASSEDDAPYARRLDAARDRLRSGAGDALVLFPSTNLRYLTGYSEHPSERHFLLFVVPDADPVFLVPELSGEQVRAETAVDDVRTWGDDEDPVAAVGSVAADLALANDAPHVLVDDTMHARFTQDLHEVLPGATFGLASEVLADLRVIKDDAEVAALRRAGEAADAVIRELRADGDDVVGMTEADLARHIEDRLVANGGTGVSFETIVGSGPNGAMPHHTHGDRVIRAGDPVVLDFGTRVDGYPSDQTRTLVFGDASPPEGFREVHRVVREAQEAAVEAVEPGVTTGEVDAAAREVIEEAGYGEEFIHRTGHGVGLDVHEEPFVVAGGEREIEAGMVFSVEPGVYLPDEFGVRIEDLVVVTDDGCVRLNRTDRDWKTA; this is translated from the coding sequence ATGACCGAAGATGACGCCCCCGACGCCTCGTCCGAGGACGACGCCCCGTACGCCCGCCGCCTCGACGCCGCCCGCGACCGCCTCCGCAGCGGCGCCGGCGACGCCCTCGTTCTGTTCCCGAGCACGAACCTCCGCTATCTCACGGGCTACAGCGAGCACCCCAGCGAGCGCCACTTCCTGCTGTTCGTCGTGCCCGACGCCGACCCGGTGTTCCTCGTCCCCGAACTCTCCGGCGAGCAGGTCCGTGCCGAAACCGCCGTCGACGACGTGCGCACGTGGGGCGACGACGAGGACCCCGTCGCGGCGGTCGGTTCCGTCGCGGCCGACCTCGCGCTCGCGAACGACGCCCCGCACGTCCTCGTCGACGACACCATGCACGCCCGGTTCACGCAGGACCTCCACGAGGTGCTCCCGGGCGCGACGTTCGGCCTCGCGAGCGAGGTACTCGCGGACCTGCGGGTCATCAAGGACGACGCGGAGGTCGCCGCGCTCCGCCGCGCGGGCGAGGCCGCCGACGCGGTGATCCGCGAACTCCGGGCCGACGGCGACGACGTGGTCGGCATGACCGAGGCGGATCTCGCGCGCCACATCGAGGACCGCCTCGTCGCCAACGGCGGCACGGGCGTCTCCTTCGAGACCATCGTCGGATCGGGGCCGAACGGCGCGATGCCCCACCACACCCACGGCGACCGCGTGATCCGGGCGGGCGACCCCGTCGTCCTCGACTTCGGCACCCGCGTCGACGGCTACCCGTCGGACCAGACTCGCACGCTCGTGTTCGGTGACGCGTCGCCGCCAGAGGGCTTCCGGGAGGTCCACCGCGTCGTCCGCGAGGCACAGGAGGCGGCCGTCGAGGCGGTCGAGCCGGGCGTCACGACGGGCGAGGTCGACGCCGCCGCCCGCGAGGTCATCGAGGAGGCGGGCTACGGTGAGGAGTTCATCCACCGCACGGGCCACGGCGTCGGCCTCGACGTGCACGAGGAGCCGTTCGTCGTCGCCGGCGGCGAGCGCGAAATCGAGGCCGGGATGGTGTTCAGCGTCGAACCCGGCGTCTACCTCCCCGACGAGTTCGGCGTCCGGATCGAGGACCTGGTCGTCGTCACCGACGACGGCTGCGTCCGGCTCAACCGAACCGACCGCGACTGGAAGACGGCGTAG